One window of Botrimarina mediterranea genomic DNA carries:
- a CDS encoding helix-turn-helix transcriptional regulator, with product MVTSDDSDRLLLDYLRRHRTASVGELGDLLGVTATAIRQRLTRLMAEGLIERQLRHPAVTNGPQEASEELLEASQGVRRDPTPPRSKNGRGRPSYDYRLTDRGRQSAGDNFHDLAEVLWQEIRQIEEPRVRVGLVKRVAERLAQRYSSQVGGEDVAERMRHLMRLMGEREVPVDVDETNGLPVLTMLACPYPQLAEQDRSICAVEKAMISEIVGQGMRLSECRLDGGGCCTFSPSAEFATEGATE from the coding sequence ATGGTTACCAGCGACGACTCCGACCGCCTGTTACTCGACTATCTCCGCCGCCACCGCACGGCGTCGGTGGGGGAGTTGGGCGATTTGCTCGGCGTCACCGCCACCGCCATCCGCCAGCGTCTCACGAGGCTTATGGCGGAGGGTTTGATCGAGAGGCAACTTAGGCACCCGGCGGTCACAAACGGCCCGCAGGAGGCCTCTGAGGAGCTCCTAGAGGCCTCTCAGGGGGTCCGTCGGGACCCGACGCCGCCAAGGAGCAAGAACGGCCGTGGGCGACCGAGCTATGACTACCGCCTCACCGACCGCGGGCGTCAGTCCGCGGGCGACAACTTCCACGACCTCGCCGAGGTCCTCTGGCAGGAAATCCGCCAGATCGAGGAACCCCGCGTTCGGGTGGGCCTCGTGAAGCGAGTCGCCGAGCGGCTCGCCCAGCGTTACTCCAGCCAAGTCGGCGGCGAAGACGTCGCCGAGCGGATGCGTCACCTTATGCGGTTGATGGGCGAGCGCGAAGTGCCGGTCGATGTCGATGAGACGAACGGCCTGCCGGTGTTGACGATGCTGGCGTGTCCCTACCCACAACTCGCCGAGCAGGACCGCAGCATCTGCGCCGTCGAGAAAGCGATGATCAGCGAGATCGTCGGGCAGGGCATGCGGCTCAGCGAGTGCCGCTTGGACGGTGGCGGTTGCTGCACGTTTAGCCCATCGGCTGAGTTCGCGACGGAGGGGGCGACGGAATGA
- a CDS encoding NADH-quinone oxidoreductase subunit B gives MKTPATFNSTSYTETGDVLPTTLGADGVTYTADGRPWIEGRFEENVITTTLEQAINWARESSLWPMTFGIACCAIEMMATGAGKYDLDRFGAGAFRATPRQADLMIVAGTVTYKMASRIRRLYNLMPDPKYVIAMGACTVGGGPYFKHGYHVVKGVDLVVPVDVYIPGCPPRPESLLEGLMRVQDKIRSHRIARVAGAAVGVTDAEELPMPHHSGHTIPAIDLEPVRHHQQITDQIKAASKA, from the coding sequence ATGAAAACCCCCGCCACTTTCAACTCGACCAGTTACACCGAAACGGGCGACGTGCTCCCCACGACGCTCGGCGCTGATGGCGTCACTTACACCGCCGACGGTCGGCCGTGGATCGAGGGGCGCTTCGAGGAGAACGTCATTACTACGACCCTCGAGCAAGCGATCAACTGGGCCCGCGAGTCGAGCCTCTGGCCGATGACCTTCGGCATCGCTTGCTGTGCGATCGAGATGATGGCGACCGGCGCCGGCAAGTACGACCTCGACCGCTTCGGCGCCGGCGCCTTCCGCGCGACGCCGCGGCAGGCCGACCTGATGATCGTCGCCGGGACCGTTACCTACAAAATGGCGAGCCGGATCCGCCGGCTCTACAACCTGATGCCCGACCCGAAGTACGTCATCGCGATGGGCGCCTGCACCGTCGGTGGCGGGCCGTACTTCAAGCACGGTTACCACGTGGTGAAGGGCGTCGACTTGGTGGTGCCGGTGGATGTTTACATCCCCGGCTGCCCGCCGCGGCCCGAGTCACTGCTCGAGGGGCTCATGCGGGTGCAGGACAAGATCCGTAGCCACCGGATCGCGCGCGTTGCTGGCGCAGCGGTTGGCGTCACCGACGCCGAAGAGTTGCCGATGCCGCACCACTCGGGCCACACGATTCCCGCGATCGACCTCGAGCCGGTCCGCCATCACCAGCAGATCACCGACCAAATCAAAGCGGCGTCGAAAGCGTAA
- a CDS encoding calcium/sodium antiporter: protein MVAFGLLIGGLVLLVFGAEWLVRGASQLAGRAGISPLAIGLTVVAYGTSTPELAVSINAALTGQADIGMGNVVGSNICNVLLILGVSALAAPLIVSSQLVRIDVPLMIAVSLGVVGLAFDGKVSRVDGLILLAVAIGYTALQLVLAKREASIDADATPPSGSVVASVLFILVGLGLLMLGARWMVGSAVTIAKWWGVSELVIGLTVVAVGTSLPELMTSVVASLRGQRDIAVGNIVGSNLFNLTAVLGAASAISPNGVAVAAETLRFDLPVMAAVAVICLPIFFTGSTVARWEGALLLAYYVAYVTYLVMAAQRHEATQGFGDAMRFFVVPITAAVFVGLTVLELRRRRNGAANV, encoded by the coding sequence ATGGTCGCCTTCGGGCTGCTGATTGGTGGGTTGGTGCTATTGGTGTTCGGCGCCGAGTGGCTCGTACGCGGCGCCAGTCAGTTAGCGGGCCGGGCGGGGATTTCGCCGCTGGCAATCGGGCTGACGGTCGTCGCCTACGGCACGAGCACGCCGGAGTTGGCGGTGAGCATCAACGCCGCTCTCACGGGGCAGGCCGACATCGGCATGGGCAACGTCGTTGGCAGCAACATCTGCAATGTGCTGTTGATACTCGGTGTGTCGGCGCTGGCGGCGCCACTCATCGTCTCCTCACAGCTCGTACGGATCGACGTGCCGTTGATGATCGCCGTGTCGCTGGGAGTGGTCGGGCTGGCGTTCGACGGGAAAGTCAGCCGTGTCGACGGTCTCATCCTGCTAGCGGTGGCGATCGGTTACACCGCGCTGCAACTAGTGCTTGCCAAGAGAGAAGCATCGATCGACGCCGACGCAACGCCGCCCAGCGGGTCGGTGGTGGCGTCGGTCCTGTTCATCCTCGTCGGCCTGGGGCTGCTGATGCTCGGCGCGCGATGGATGGTGGGCAGCGCGGTCACGATCGCCAAGTGGTGGGGCGTCAGCGAGTTGGTGATCGGCCTGACCGTTGTCGCGGTGGGGACGTCGCTGCCGGAGCTGATGACCTCCGTCGTCGCGAGCCTCCGCGGCCAGCGCGACATCGCCGTGGGGAACATCGTCGGCAGCAACCTTTTCAACCTGACCGCCGTGCTCGGCGCCGCTTCGGCGATCTCGCCCAACGGCGTGGCGGTCGCGGCGGAGACGCTTCGATTCGACTTGCCGGTGATGGCCGCGGTCGCGGTGATCTGCCTGCCGATTTTCTTCACGGGAAGCACGGTCGCCCGCTGGGAGGGCGCCCTGCTACTCGCTTACTATGTAGCCTATGTGACCTACCTCGTGATGGCCGCCCAACGGCACGAAGCGACGCAAGGCTTCGGCGACGCGATGCGCTTCTTTGTTGTGCCGATCACCGCCGCGGTCTTCGTTGGCCTGACGGTGCTGGAACTAAGGCGTCGTAGGAACGGCGCGGCGAACGTTTAA
- the sufC gene encoding Fe-S cluster assembly ATPase SufC has protein sequence MSKTLRIKNLHVCVEGKPILNGVNLTINRGETHALMGPNGSGKSTLGNAIMGHPSYEVTDGTIELVEEDGTVANVLELDASERARAGLFMAFQRPMAIPGVKLADFMRHATSNVRNPERKEGEDLIPMREFRKELQEKMGHLRMDLDFARRYVNDGFSGGEMKRAEILQMAMLRPKFAILDETDSGLDVDAVKLASESIAEISADASHGGAMGVLIITHHDKLLERNTPDFTHVILGGRIVETGGVELAKELHNDGYDRIRAEYPEAAKLNSKMAEEEAVSV, from the coding sequence ATGTCCAAAACTCTCCGCATCAAGAACCTCCACGTCTGCGTCGAGGGAAAGCCGATCCTCAATGGCGTCAACCTCACGATCAACCGCGGCGAGACCCACGCCCTGATGGGCCCTAACGGCTCGGGCAAGAGCACGCTGGGCAACGCCATCATGGGCCACCCGTCGTACGAGGTGACCGACGGCACGATTGAGCTCGTCGAGGAAGACGGCACAGTCGCCAATGTCCTCGAACTCGACGCCTCCGAGCGCGCCCGCGCGGGGCTGTTTATGGCCTTCCAGCGGCCGATGGCGATCCCCGGCGTGAAGCTCGCCGACTTCATGCGGCACGCTACGTCGAACGTCCGCAACCCCGAGCGTAAAGAGGGCGAGGACCTGATCCCGATGCGTGAGTTCCGCAAGGAACTGCAGGAGAAGATGGGCCACCTGCGGATGGACCTTGACTTCGCCCGCCGCTACGTCAATGACGGCTTCTCTGGTGGTGAGATGAAGCGAGCCGAAATCCTGCAGATGGCGATGCTGCGACCCAAGTTCGCGATCCTCGACGAGACCGACTCGGGCCTCGACGTCGACGCGGTGAAGCTCGCCAGCGAGTCGATCGCCGAGATCTCCGCCGACGCGTCGCACGGCGGCGCGATGGGCGTCCTGATCATCACGCACCACGATAAGCTGCTGGAGCGGAACACGCCTGACTTCACCCACGTGATCCTCGGCGGCCGCATCGTCGAGACCGGCGGCGTCGAGCTCGCCAAAGAACTGCACAACGACGGCTACGACCGCATCCGGGCCGAGTACCCCGAAGCGGCAAAGCTCAACAGCAAGATGGCCGAGGAAGAAGCCGTTTCGGTCTGA
- a CDS encoding Rieske (2Fe-2S) protein produces the protein MSEFIPVGPITDFADPSSTLVEVDDESVALIHAAGSFYALDDVCTHDGGPLSDGPLHEDENPPAIACPRHGAKFALTTGAALTMPATQPTRVHEVKVEDGQVLVKLTV, from the coding sequence GTGTCCGAGTTCATCCCTGTCGGCCCCATCACCGACTTTGCCGATCCGTCGTCAACGCTCGTTGAGGTCGATGACGAATCGGTTGCATTGATCCACGCCGCGGGCAGCTTCTACGCACTCGACGACGTTTGCACGCACGACGGCGGCCCGCTATCGGACGGCCCGCTGCACGAGGACGAGAACCCGCCGGCGATCGCTTGCCCACGCCACGGCGCCAAATTCGCCCTCACCACCGGCGCCGCCCTGACGATGCCCGCCACCCAACCCACCCGCGTCCACGAAGTGAAAGTCGAAGACGGCCAAGTCTTGGTAAAACTCACTGTATAG
- the sufB gene encoding Fe-S cluster assembly protein SufB, producing MATDTIPTPADLERPVDDVPHEINKYNFITQTKDIFKAKKGLSREVVAQISEMKSEPAWMRDFRLRSLEIFESKPMPKWGGDIAIDFEDVYYYLKPTEGQSKSWDDVPQEIKDTYDKLGIVEAEQKRLVAGVKAQFESEVVYGSLQEEVAKMGVIFTDTDTAVREHPELLREYFGKIIPPEDNKFAALNSAVWSGGSFIYVPPGVHIEFPLQAYFRINAESMGQFERTLIIVDEGASVHYVEGCTAPMYTTESLHSAVVEVIVKKNGRARYTTIQNWANNIYNLVTKRAVAYQDSLMEWVDGNLGSHLTMKYPAVYMMEPGARGEILSIAFSSTGQHQDAGAKVVHCAPNTSSRIVSKSISKNGGRSSYRGLCKVEKGATGVKSNVVCDALILDPQSRSDTYPYIEVEEQDVQIEHEASVSRIGEEQLFYLMSRGLTEAEASSMIVSGFIEPLVKELPMEYAVEMNRLIELQMEGSVG from the coding sequence ATGGCAACCGACACAATTCCCACACCGGCCGACCTCGAACGTCCCGTCGATGACGTGCCGCACGAGATCAACAAGTACAACTTCATCACGCAGACGAAGGACATCTTCAAAGCGAAGAAGGGTCTCTCGCGCGAGGTCGTTGCGCAGATCTCGGAGATGAAGAGCGAGCCGGCGTGGATGCGCGACTTCCGGCTGCGATCGCTCGAAATCTTCGAGTCGAAGCCGATGCCCAAGTGGGGCGGCGACATCGCCATCGACTTCGAAGACGTCTACTACTATCTCAAGCCCACCGAGGGTCAGAGCAAGAGCTGGGACGACGTGCCCCAGGAGATCAAGGACACCTACGACAAGCTCGGCATCGTCGAGGCCGAGCAGAAGCGGCTCGTCGCCGGCGTGAAGGCGCAGTTTGAGAGCGAGGTCGTCTACGGCTCGCTTCAGGAAGAGGTCGCCAAGATGGGCGTCATCTTCACCGACACCGATACCGCCGTCCGTGAGCACCCCGAACTCCTGCGTGAGTACTTCGGCAAGATCATCCCGCCTGAGGACAACAAGTTCGCCGCGCTCAACTCGGCCGTCTGGTCGGGCGGTTCGTTCATCTACGTGCCGCCGGGCGTGCACATCGAGTTCCCGCTCCAGGCCTACTTCCGCATCAACGCCGAGAGCATGGGCCAGTTCGAGCGGACATTGATCATCGTCGATGAAGGCGCGTCGGTTCACTACGTCGAGGGCTGCACGGCCCCGATGTACACGACCGAAAGCCTCCACTCGGCCGTCGTCGAAGTGATCGTCAAGAAGAACGGCCGCGCCCGTTACACGACGATCCAGAACTGGGCGAACAACATCTACAACCTGGTGACCAAGCGCGCCGTCGCTTACCAAGACTCGCTGATGGAGTGGGTCGATGGCAACCTCGGCAGCCACCTGACGATGAAGTATCCGGCCGTCTACATGATGGAGCCCGGCGCCCGCGGTGAGATCCTCTCGATCGCGTTCAGCAGCACCGGCCAGCACCAAGACGCCGGCGCCAAGGTCGTCCATTGCGCGCCGAACACCTCCAGCCGCATCGTCTCGAAGAGCATCAGCAAGAACGGCGGCCGCAGCAGCTACCGCGGCCTCTGCAAAGTCGAGAAGGGCGCCACGGGCGTGAAGAGCAACGTCGTCTGCGACGCGCTGATCCTCGACCCGCAGAGCCGCAGCGACACGTACCCGTATATCGAAGTCGAAGAGCAGGACGTGCAGATCGAGCACGAGGCCAGCGTCTCGCGCATCGGCGAGGAGCAGCTCTTCTACCTGATGAGCCGCGGCCTCACCGAAGCAGAGGCGAGCTCGATGATCGTCTCGGGCTTCATCGAGCCGCTCGTCAAGGAACTGCCGATGGAGTACGCCGTCGAGATGAACCGTTTGATCGAACTGCAGATGGAAGGCAGCGTCGGCTAA
- a CDS encoding galactitol-1-phosphate 5-dehydrogenase, whose amino-acid sequence MKALLLTDAKRLEYVDFSEPPIAADEVLVRVAACGVCGSDVHGYDGSTGRRIPPIVMGHEAAGVITQIGAAVEGLAIGERVTFDSTIYCGKCDYCRVGKINLCDNRQVMGVSCGDYRRHGAFAEYVAVPSHIVYRLPDTLPMEHAAMIEAVSVAVHAVRRSGAGRGDTAVVVGAGMIGLLVIQALRAYGAERVIAVDVDDDRLRVAHQLGASDTVHPDRQDPIAHIRELTGGRGAAASFEVVGATAPLRTAVECVAKGGSVTLVGNVSPRVEAPLQSIVTRELTLYGSCASQGEYPECIELMAAGKIDVAPLLSARAPLAEGPRWFERLYAREAGLMKVVLEP is encoded by the coding sequence ATGAAAGCCCTGCTGCTCACCGACGCCAAGCGGCTGGAATATGTCGACTTCTCCGAGCCGCCGATCGCCGCCGACGAGGTGCTGGTGCGTGTCGCGGCGTGCGGCGTGTGCGGCAGCGATGTCCATGGTTACGACGGCAGCACCGGCCGCCGCATCCCACCGATTGTCATGGGGCACGAGGCCGCCGGCGTGATCACGCAAATCGGCGCCGCGGTCGAAGGCCTTGCGATTGGTGAACGCGTCACCTTCGACTCGACAATCTACTGTGGTAAGTGCGACTACTGCCGCGTCGGCAAGATCAACCTCTGTGATAACCGACAGGTGATGGGCGTGTCGTGCGGCGACTACCGTCGCCACGGCGCCTTCGCGGAGTACGTCGCGGTCCCTAGCCACATCGTTTATCGTCTGCCCGATACGCTGCCGATGGAGCACGCGGCGATGATCGAGGCCGTTTCGGTCGCCGTCCATGCGGTCAGGCGGTCCGGGGCAGGGCGGGGCGATACAGCCGTCGTTGTCGGCGCCGGCATGATCGGCCTGTTGGTGATTCAGGCGCTCCGCGCTTACGGCGCCGAGCGCGTTATCGCCGTCGATGTCGATGACGACCGGCTGCGCGTCGCCCACCAGCTCGGCGCTAGCGACACGGTGCATCCCGATCGGCAAGACCCCATCGCCCACATTCGTGAACTCACCGGCGGCCGCGGCGCGGCGGCTTCGTTCGAGGTCGTCGGCGCCACCGCGCCATTGCGAACGGCCGTAGAATGCGTCGCAAAAGGTGGCTCGGTGACGCTCGTCGGCAATGTGAGCCCGCGCGTCGAGGCGCCGCTGCAGTCGATTGTAACCCGCGAGCTCACCCTCTACGGCTCCTGCGCGTCGCAGGGCGAGTACCCCGAGTGCATCGAGTTGATGGCGGCGGGGAAGATCGACGTGGCGCCGCTGCTCAGCGCCCGCGCGCCGCTCGCCGAGGGGCCGCGGTGGTTCGAGCGGCTCTATGCCCGCGAAGCGGGCTTGATGAAAGTAGTTCTCGAACCGTAG
- a CDS encoding SDR family NAD(P)-dependent oxidoreductase codes for MSVNPFDLTGRVAVVTGASRGLGQQFGRALAKAGADLIVTSRKRDDLAPFCREIETLGRDAAPIQLDVREKASIDRFADEAVAAFGKVDILVNNAGCNARKPALDVTWDDWNLVLDTNLRGTFFVAQAIGRHMIEHEYGRIVNIGSVTSVMGYAGLAPYCASRGGVKQLTMSLADDWGRHGVTVNCLAPGWFRTEQNKMLYENERWVEYLKDRIPLKRPGLPGDLEGAVVFLASDASAYVTGQTLLVDGGISTGATKATLDEV; via the coding sequence ATGTCAGTGAATCCATTCGATCTTACCGGCCGAGTTGCCGTGGTCACCGGCGCGAGTCGCGGTCTTGGCCAACAATTCGGCCGCGCGCTAGCGAAGGCGGGCGCTGACCTCATCGTCACGAGCCGCAAGCGGGACGACCTCGCGCCGTTCTGCCGCGAGATCGAGACGCTCGGCCGCGACGCGGCGCCCATCCAACTCGACGTGCGCGAAAAGGCGAGCATCGATCGCTTCGCCGACGAGGCCGTCGCCGCGTTCGGCAAAGTCGATATCCTCGTCAACAACGCCGGTTGCAACGCCCGCAAGCCGGCGCTCGACGTCACGTGGGACGACTGGAACTTGGTGCTCGATACCAACCTCCGCGGCACGTTCTTCGTCGCGCAGGCGATCGGCCGCCACATGATAGAGCACGAGTACGGCCGGATCGTCAACATCGGCTCGGTGACGTCGGTGATGGGCTACGCGGGCCTCGCCCCCTATTGCGCGAGCCGCGGCGGCGTCAAGCAACTGACGATGAGCCTCGCCGACGACTGGGGCCGCCACGGCGTAACGGTCAACTGCTTGGCGCCGGGCTGGTTCCGCACCGAGCAGAACAAGATGCTCTACGAGAACGAGCGCTGGGTCGAGTATCTGAAGGACCGCATCCCGCTCAAACGCCCGGGCCTGCCGGGCGACCTCGAGGGCGCCGTCGTCTTCCTGGCGTCCGACGCGAGCGCCTACGTCACAGGCCAGACGCTGCTGGTAGACGGCGGCATCAGCACCGGCGCGACCAAGGCGACGCTGGACGAGGTTTGA
- a CDS encoding sodium-dependent transporter, whose product MPETPPPNEVNEATPAQKIGEGWGSRIGVILAVAGSAVGLGNFLRFPGQAAQNGGGAFMIPYFISLLVLGIPLCWAEWVMGRHGGSRGFNSAPGIFSVIWPHRLSKYLAMPALLIPLVIYMYYVVIEAWCLGYAWSYLTGDLMLGSDPQAYGAFFDKFVGAGEDGALLKRGGGNLMWLVVITFVLNFILIYRGVARGIETFCKVAIPAMAICALIVLTRVLTLPPDDSGRTILDGLGFMWNPDFKALAKPSTWLAASGQIFFSLSVGFGVIINYSSYLKRKDDVVLSGLTASSMNEFFEVCLGGLITIPAAFLFLGATVGDQGTFGLGFNALPNVFAEMPAGRFFGFLWFFMLFLAAITSSLSMLQPVIAFFEEGFDLPRPASASLLGLISALGSGFILYFSKGMVALDTFDFWIGTTLIVILALIQSILYGWKLGIDRGAKIAAEGAKFPIPRLVQYLLKYFVPTYLIVILAVSGYKDLGPRLAIITEDTVALSSISFIAVVGAFLLILIHVAGRRWRDGGKLEFDEVEEDGAGI is encoded by the coding sequence ATGCCAGAGACACCCCCCCCAAACGAAGTAAACGAGGCCACACCGGCCCAAAAAATTGGCGAGGGCTGGGGGTCGCGGATCGGGGTCATTCTGGCCGTGGCCGGCTCGGCGGTCGGCCTAGGCAACTTCCTGCGGTTCCCCGGGCAAGCGGCCCAGAACGGCGGGGGGGCCTTCATGATCCCCTACTTCATCTCGCTGCTGGTGCTCGGCATCCCGCTCTGCTGGGCGGAATGGGTTATGGGGAGGCACGGCGGGTCGCGCGGCTTCAATTCGGCGCCGGGCATCTTTTCCGTGATCTGGCCGCATCGGCTGTCGAAGTACTTGGCCATGCCGGCGCTGCTGATCCCGCTGGTCATCTATATGTACTACGTCGTGATCGAGGCTTGGTGCCTCGGCTATGCGTGGAGCTATCTGACCGGCGACTTGATGCTCGGCAGCGACCCGCAGGCCTACGGCGCGTTCTTCGATAAGTTCGTCGGCGCCGGCGAAGACGGCGCGCTGCTAAAGCGCGGCGGCGGCAATTTGATGTGGTTGGTGGTCATCACCTTTGTGCTCAACTTCATCCTGATCTATCGCGGCGTCGCCCGCGGGATCGAGACCTTCTGCAAGGTCGCCATCCCGGCGATGGCCATCTGTGCGTTGATCGTCCTCACACGGGTGCTGACGCTGCCGCCCGATGACTCGGGACGCACGATTCTCGATGGCCTCGGTTTCATGTGGAACCCGGACTTCAAGGCGCTTGCCAAGCCATCAACATGGTTGGCCGCTTCTGGACAGATCTTTTTCAGTCTGTCGGTCGGCTTCGGGGTGATCATCAACTACTCCAGTTATTTGAAGAGGAAGGACGATGTCGTTCTTAGCGGCCTGACGGCGTCGAGCATGAACGAGTTCTTCGAGGTCTGCCTCGGTGGCTTGATCACCATTCCAGCGGCCTTTCTGTTCCTCGGCGCCACCGTTGGAGATCAGGGAACCTTCGGGCTCGGCTTCAACGCCTTGCCCAATGTCTTCGCCGAAATGCCGGCCGGACGCTTCTTCGGGTTTCTGTGGTTCTTCATGCTGTTCCTCGCCGCGATCACCAGCAGCCTCTCGATGCTGCAACCGGTGATCGCGTTCTTCGAGGAAGGGTTCGATCTGCCCCGGCCGGCTTCCGCCTCGCTGCTGGGGCTCATCTCCGCCTTGGGATCGGGGTTCATCCTTTACTTCTCGAAGGGGATGGTGGCGCTCGATACGTTCGACTTCTGGATAGGCACGACCCTGATCGTCATCCTCGCGCTGATCCAATCGATCCTGTATGGCTGGAAACTCGGCATCGACCGAGGCGCCAAGATCGCCGCTGAAGGCGCAAAGTTCCCGATCCCAAGACTGGTGCAGTACCTCCTGAAGTACTTCGTGCCGACGTACCTCATCGTGATCCTCGCGGTCTCCGGCTACAAAGACCTCGGGCCGCGACTTGCCATCATCACCGAAGACACGGTCGCACTGAGCTCGATATCGTTTATCGCGGTTGTGGGCGCCTTCTTGCTGATCCTGATCCACGTCGCGGGACGACGCTGGCGCGACGGCGGCAAGTTGGAGTTCGACGAGGTCGAAGAAGACGGCGCGGGCATCTGA
- the sufD gene encoding Fe-S cluster assembly protein SufD codes for MTTAISNTTKFDAAGFEALLAERAGEPAWLTERRKVSWQAFEAANWPSSKDEEWMRTDIRLFKLDAFKPTAGVPVAIAGEQPLLSHGVDLGGRVESVNGAATLSELDGEIIAKGVVFGSLSEAVTQHGDRLQKAFDREVVSPTYDRFAMLNDACWTGGVVLYVPKGVRIEKPLHAVSRLSGAGATDMTKTIVVLEEGAEATLLMESASTDAESAGLHNGTIEIVVGRGAKLRYVNLQNWNNRTWHFAHQKAVVGKEAQLQWTIGALGARLAKVNQRVALAGADAEAQVNGVMFTQGKQHLCYNTHQHHEAPYCRSDLLYKNALQDSSRTVWRGMIQVDEAGQRTDAYQRNDNLMLAATARADSIPGLEIEADDVRCTHGSTSGRVDDTMIYYAMSRGYTRQEAVRMIVTGFFQQVFDRITIDSVREALGEAIGQRVQDLPNQ; via the coding sequence ATGACCACCGCGATCTCTAACACGACCAAATTCGACGCCGCCGGCTTCGAAGCCCTCCTCGCCGAGCGCGCCGGCGAGCCCGCTTGGCTCACCGAGCGCCGGAAAGTCTCTTGGCAAGCCTTCGAAGCCGCCAACTGGCCGTCGAGTAAGGACGAGGAGTGGATGCGCACCGACATCCGCCTCTTCAAGCTCGACGCCTTCAAGCCGACCGCCGGTGTCCCCGTTGCCATCGCTGGCGAGCAGCCGCTGCTGTCGCATGGCGTTGATCTCGGCGGCCGTGTCGAGTCGGTCAACGGCGCAGCGACACTCTCGGAACTCGATGGCGAGATCATCGCGAAGGGCGTCGTCTTCGGCAGTCTGAGCGAAGCCGTTACGCAGCACGGCGATCGGCTGCAGAAGGCGTTCGACCGCGAGGTGGTAAGCCCCACCTACGATCGCTTCGCGATGCTCAACGACGCCTGCTGGACGGGCGGCGTTGTGCTGTACGTCCCCAAGGGCGTACGGATCGAGAAGCCGCTGCACGCCGTCTCACGGCTCAGCGGCGCTGGCGCCACGGATATGACCAAGACAATCGTCGTGCTCGAGGAGGGCGCCGAAGCGACGCTCCTCATGGAGTCCGCCTCGACCGACGCCGAGTCGGCGGGCCTCCACAACGGCACGATCGAGATCGTCGTCGGCCGCGGCGCGAAGCTCCGCTATGTGAACCTCCAGAACTGGAACAACCGCACCTGGCACTTCGCCCACCAGAAGGCGGTGGTTGGCAAGGAAGCACAACTCCAGTGGACCATCGGCGCGCTCGGCGCCCGTTTGGCGAAGGTCAACCAGCGCGTCGCCCTCGCCGGCGCCGACGCCGAGGCGCAGGTCAACGGCGTGATGTTCACGCAGGGCAAGCAGCACCTCTGCTACAACACGCACCAGCACCACGAGGCGCCCTACTGCCGCAGCGACCTGCTCTACAAGAACGCCCTGCAGGACAGTTCACGCACCGTCTGGCGCGGCATGATCCAAGTCGATGAGGCCGGCCAGCGCACCGACGCCTACCAACGCAACGACAACCTGATGCTCGCCGCCACGGCGCGGGCCGACTCGATCCCCGGTCTCGAGATCGAAGCCGACGACGTCCGCTGCACGCACGGCAGCACCAGCGGCCGCGTCGATGACACAATGATCTACTACGCGATGAGCCGCGGCTACACGCGTCAAGAAGCGGTGCGGATGATCGTCACCGGCTTCTTCCAACAGGTCTTCGACCGCATCACGATCGACAGCGTCCGCGAAGCGCTGGGCGAAGCGATCGGCCAGCGGGTGCAGGATTTGCCGAATCAGTGA